The following proteins come from a genomic window of Ammospiza nelsoni isolate bAmmNel1 chromosome 6, bAmmNel1.pri, whole genome shotgun sequence:
- the CAT gene encoding catalase: protein MADGRDDAANQLEQWKNQRGSQKPDVLTTGSGNPIGDKLNILTVGPRGPLLVQDVVFTDEMAHFDRERIPERVVHAKGAGAFGYFEVTHDITQYCKAKVFEHIGKRTPLAIRFSTVAGESGSADTVRDPRGFAMKFYTEDGNWDLVGNNTPIFFIRDAMLFPSFIHSQKRNPQTHLKDPDMVWDFWSLRPESLHQVSFLFSDRGIPDGYRHMNGYGSHTFKLVNADGRAVYCKFHAKTDQGIKNLSVEEAGRLASTDPDYAIRDLYNAIAKGNFPSWSFYIQVMTFEEAEKFPFNPFDLTKVWPHGDYPLIPVGKLVLNRNPVNYFAEVEQMAYDPSNMPPGIEPSPDKMLQGRLFSYPDTHRHRLGPNYLQIPVNCPFRARVANYQRDGPMTVSDNQGGAPNYYPNSFTGPEDQPQLKESRMFASGDVQRFNSANEDNVTQVREFYLKVLNEEERQRLCKNIAEHLKDAQLFIQKRAVKNFHDVHPSYGACIQALLDKYNAEGGKKDVIRTYTQSGTHMSVKERSNL, encoded by the exons ATGGCCGACGGGCGGGACGACGCCGCGAACCAGCTGGAGCAGTGGAAGAACCAGCGGGGTTCGCAG AAACCAGATGTCCTGACCACAGGCTCTGGGAACCCCATTGGGGATAAGCTGAATATCCTGACAGTGGGGCCACGTGGACCTCTTCTTGTCCAAGATGTTGTTTTCACTGATGAGATGGCTCACTTTGACAGAGAGAGGATTCCTGAGAGAGTTGTGCATGCAAAAGGGGCAG GAGCCTTTGGCTATTTTGAAGTCACTCATGATATCACCCAGTACTGTAAGGCAAAAGTGTTTGAGCACATTGGGAAAAGGACTCCGCTTGCCATCCGCTTCTCCACTGTTG CTGGAGAATCTGGCTCAGCTGACACAGTTCGTGACCCCCGAGGCTTTGCCATGAAGTTCTACACGGAGGATGGGAATTGGGATCTTGTGGGAAACAACACTCCCATCTTCTTTATTCGGGATGCAATGTTG TTTCCCTCCTTCATCCATAGCCAAAAGAGGAATCCTCAGACTCATCTGAAGGATCCAGACATGGTGTGGGACTTCTGGAGTCTTCGCCCTGAGTCTTTGCATCAA GTGTCTTTCCTGTTCAGTGACCGTGGCATTCCTGATGGCTATCGCCACATGAATGGATATGGATCACACACCTTCAAACTGGTTAATGCTGATGGAAGAGCAGTTTACTGCAAATTCCATGCCAAg ACTGACCAGGGCATCAAAAACCTTTCTGTGGAGGAAGCAGGAAGATTGGCTTCTACTGATCCTGACTATGCCATACGGGACCTTTACAATGCCATTGCCAAGGGGAACTTTCCCTCATGGTCCTTCTACATTCAGGTTATGACCTTCGAAGAAGCAGAGAAGTTCCCATTTAATCCTTTTGATCTGACTAAG GTTTGGCCTCATGGTGACTACCCTCTCATCCCTGTGGGAAAGCTGGTCTTGAACAGGAATCCTGTCAACTACTTTGCAGAGGTGGAACAGATGGCTTATGACCCTAGCAACATGCCTCCTGGAATTGAGCCCAGCCCCGACAAAATGCTGCAG GGGCGCCTCTTCTCTTACCCTGACACCCATAGACACCGCCTGGGCCCCAACTATCTGCAGATCCCTGTCAACTGTCCCTTCAGAGCCAGGGTGGCCAACTACCAGAGGGATGGGCCAATGACTGTTTCTGACAACCAAG gtgGTGCCCCAAATTATTATCCAAACAGCTTCACTGGTCCTGAGGATCAGCCCCAGCTGAAGGAGAGCCGCATGTTTGCTTCAGGGGACGTGCAGCGCTTCAACAGTGCCAATGAGGACAACGTGACCcag GTGAGAGAATTCTACCTCAAAGTGCTGAACGAGGAAGAGCGCCAGAGGCTGTGTAAGAACATTGCAGAACATCTGAAGGATGCCCAGCTCTTCATTCAGAAACGAGCT GTGAAAAACTTCCATGATGTTCATCCTAGTTATGGAGCCTGTATCCAGGCTTTGCTGGACAAATACAATGCTGAGGGTGGGAAAAAG GATGTAATTAGAACATACACACAGTCCGGAACTCATATGTCTGTCAAGGAAAGATCTAACCTGTAA